A section of the Symphalangus syndactylus isolate Jambi chromosome 19, NHGRI_mSymSyn1-v2.1_pri, whole genome shotgun sequence genome encodes:
- the LOC129458803 gene encoding rRNA-processing protein FCF1 homolog, which yields MRKQKKTRNYATMKRTLSLRDQRLKEKDRLKPKEKEKKDPSTLTEREVPQHPSCLFCQYNTQLGPPYHILVDTNFINFSIKAKLDLVQPMMDCLYVKCIPCITDYVMAEIEKLGQKYNSGSKDRQGSKI from the coding sequence ATgaggaagcaaaagaaaacaaggaacTATGCAACCATGAAGCGAACCCTTAGTCTCAGAGATCAGAGGCTTAAAGAAAAGGATAGATTAAAAcctaaagagaaggaaaagaaggatcCCAGCACGTTAACGGAAAGAGAAGTTCCTCAACACCCTTCCTGCTTATTTTGCCAATATAATACACAGCTGGGCCCACCTTACCACATCCTCGTTGATACCAACTTTATCAACTTTTCCATAAAAGCCAAATTGGACTTAGTGCAGCCAATGATGGACTGTCTGTATGTCAAGTGTATCCCTTGTATAACTGATTATGTAATGGCTGAAATTGAGAAACTGGGGCAGAAGTATAACAGTGGCTCTAAAGATCGCCAAGGATCCAAGATTTGA